The Chrysemys picta bellii isolate R12L10 chromosome 12, ASM1138683v2, whole genome shotgun sequence genome has a segment encoding these proteins:
- the WBP2 gene encoding WW domain-binding protein 2 isoform X2 produces the protein MALNRNHSEGGGVIVNNSESILMTYDHIEIAFSDMENMPDAFKGTKKGSVFLTPFRVIFVSKGKDPMQSFMMPFYLIKDCEIKQPVFGANYIKGTVKAETGGGWEGSVTFKMTFSAGGAIEFGQRMLQAASQEFYPGPPMMDGAMGYMQPPPPPYPGPMEPPVSGPDLPSTPAAEAKAAEAAASAYYSPVNPHNVYMPTDQPPPPPYFPPEDKKTQ, from the exons ATGGCGCTGAACAGGAACCACTCGGAGGGCGGCGGCGTGATTGTCAATAACAGCGAGAG CATTTTGATGACCTATGACCACATAGAAATTGCATTCAGTGATATGGAAAACATGCCAGATGCCTTCAAAGGGACCAAGAAAGGAAGTGTCTTCTTGACTCCATTTAGA GTTATCTTTGTGTCCAAGGGAAAGGATCCTATGCAGTCTTTCATGATGCCCTTTTATTTGATAAAAGATTGTGAGATTAAACAGCCTGTCTTTGGAGCAAATTATATCAAGGGGACAGTGAAAGCAGAGACAGGAG GTGGCTGGGAAGGATCTGTAacgttcaaaatgactttttcagCTGGGGGCGCTATTGAGTTTGGACAGCGTATGCTGCAAGCGGCATCTCAAG AGTTTTACCCTGGTCCCCCCATGATGGATGGAGCCATGGGTTACATGCaacctccaccacctccttaccCTGGGCCCATGGAGCCTCCAGTCAGTGGCCCAGACCTTCCTTCCACTCCTGCAG CTGAAGCGAAGGCTGCAGAAGCTGCTGCCAGTGCTTATTACAGTCCAGTCAACCCTCATAATGTCTACATGCCCACA GAccagcctccccctcctccttactTCCCACCAGAGGACAAGAAGACCCAATAA
- the WBP2 gene encoding WW domain-binding protein 2 isoform X1: MALNRNHSEGGGVIVNNSESILMTYDHIEIAFSDMENMPDAFKGTKKGSVFLTPFRVIFVSKGKDPMQSFMMPFYLIKDCEIKQPVFGANYIKGTVKAETGGGWEGSVTFKMTFSAGGAIEFGQRMLQAASQASRGEAPNGAYGYSYMPNGAYAFAPPAANGVYGPPPPGYPYPPPPPEFYPGPPMMDGAMGYMQPPPPPYPGPMEPPVSGPDLPSTPAAEAKAAEAAASAYYSPVNPHNVYMPTDQPPPPPYFPPEDKKTQ, from the exons ATGGCGCTGAACAGGAACCACTCGGAGGGCGGCGGCGTGATTGTCAATAACAGCGAGAG CATTTTGATGACCTATGACCACATAGAAATTGCATTCAGTGATATGGAAAACATGCCAGATGCCTTCAAAGGGACCAAGAAAGGAAGTGTCTTCTTGACTCCATTTAGA GTTATCTTTGTGTCCAAGGGAAAGGATCCTATGCAGTCTTTCATGATGCCCTTTTATTTGATAAAAGATTGTGAGATTAAACAGCCTGTCTTTGGAGCAAATTATATCAAGGGGACAGTGAAAGCAGAGACAGGAG GTGGCTGGGAAGGATCTGTAacgttcaaaatgactttttcagCTGGGGGCGCTATTGAGTTTGGACAGCGTATGCTGCAAGCGGCATCTCAAG CCTCTAGAGGGGAAGCTCCCAATGGAGCCTATGGTTATTCCTACATGCCGAATGGAGCTTACGCCTTTGCGCCACCTGCAGCCAATGGGGTGTACGGTCCCCCTCCGCCAGGATACccctacccaccaccacctcctg AGTTTTACCCTGGTCCCCCCATGATGGATGGAGCCATGGGTTACATGCaacctccaccacctccttaccCTGGGCCCATGGAGCCTCCAGTCAGTGGCCCAGACCTTCCTTCCACTCCTGCAG CTGAAGCGAAGGCTGCAGAAGCTGCTGCCAGTGCTTATTACAGTCCAGTCAACCCTCATAATGTCTACATGCCCACA GAccagcctccccctcctccttactTCCCACCAGAGGACAAGAAGACCCAATAA